The following DNA comes from Thermus islandicus DSM 21543.
GGCCCTCACCTCGGCCAAGGACCGGAGGGTTTTGGACCTGGCCCGGGACATCGCCCTGACCCAGACCAAGGAGATGCACGCCTTTAGGCTATGGCTCTTGAGGTGAAGCTCGGCGTCAAGGGGATGACCTGCGCAGCCTGCGTGGCCCGGGTGGAGCGGGCGTTGCAGCGGGCGGAGGGGGTGGAGGAGGCCCGGGTCAACCTCACCACGGAGGAGGCCTTCCTCCGCCTAAAGGAGGGCGTGGACCTCAAGGAGGTCCTGAAGCGGGTGGAGGAGGCGGGCTACGAGCCTGTCCTGGCCCGGGCCGAGATCCCCGTGAAGGGGATGACCTGCGCAGCCTGCGTGGCCCGGGTGGAGCGGGCCATCCAGAGGCTTCCCGGAGTGGTCTCGGCGGTGGTCAACCTCACGGCGGAAAAGGCCTTCGTGGAGTACTTACCGGACACGGTGAGCCTCGCCCGGATCCGCCAGGCCATCCGGGAGGCGGGCTACGAGCCTTTGGAGGGGGGCGAGGAGGCAGGGAAAGAGGCCCCCACCTACCGCAAGGACCTCCTCCTCGCCCTCCCCTTCGCCCTCCTCACCCTCCTCCTCGCCATGGGGCCCATGCTTTCCCTCCCCCGCCTCCCCGAGGCCCTTCAGGCCTTTACCGCTCTTCCCGCCCTCTACGCCGGGAGGCGCTTTTTCCGGCAGGCCCTGGCCGAGGTCCGCCACCGCGCTTTCGGCATGAGCACCCTGGTGGCCCTGGGGGCGGGGAGCGCCTACCTCTACTCCTTCCTGGTCCTCCTCTTCCCGGAGGCCCTCCCAGAGCAGGCCCGCCACCTCTACTTTGAGGCCGGGGCGGTGATCCTCGCCCTCATCCTCCTCGGCAAGCACCTGGAGGAAGGGGCCAAGGGCAAGGCCTCGGAGGCCATCCGCAAGCTCCTCTCCTTAAGGCCCAAAACCGCCCGGGTGGTCCAGGAGGGGGAGGAGAAGGAGATCCCCGCCGAGGCCCTGATCCCGGGGGACCTGGTGCGGGTGCTTCCCGGGGAAAGGATCCCCGCGGACGGGGTGGTGGTGGAGGGCCAAAGCCACGTGGACGAGTCCATGCTCACCGGGGAGCCCCTCCCCAAGGCCAAGGGCCCAGGGGACGAGGTGGTGGGGGGGACGGTGAACGGGGAGGGGGCCCTCCTCGTCCGGGTGAGCCGGGTAGGCGAGGCCACGGTGCTGGCCCAGATGGCCCGGATGGTGGAGGAGGCCCAGGCCTACAAGCCCAGGGTGCAGGAGCTGGCCGACCGGATCGCCAGCGTCTTCGTGCCCGTGGTGCTGGGGATCGCCCTCCTCACCTTCCTCCTCTGGCTCCTCTGGGGCCCGGGGCTTTCCCACGCCTTCGTGGCCGCACTCTCCGTCCTCCTCATCGCCTGCCCCTGCGCCATGGGCCTCGCCACCCCGGCGGCCATCGCCGTGGCCACGGGGCGGGCGGCCCAGCTCGGCCTCCTCTTCCGCAAGGGGACAGCCCTCGAGGCCCTGGCCCGGGCGGATACCGTGGTCCTGGACAAGACGGGGACCCTGACCCTGGGAAGGCCCACGCTCGTCCAGGTCCTCCCCTTCGGCCTCTCCCGGGAGGAGGCCTTGAGCCTGGCCGCCGCCCTGGAAAGGGGAAGCGAGCACCCCATCGCCAAGGCGGTCCTCGAGGCCGCCAAGGACCTCCCTTCCCTCCCGGCGGAGGAGGTGCGGGCCCTCCCTGGGGAGGGGGTGGAAGGCTGGGTGGGAGGAAGGCGTCTCTACCTCGGGGGCCCCGCCCTCATGGACAGGCTTGGCATCCCCCTCCCCGAGGAAGCCCGAGCCCTCCCCGAAACGGGCTACACCCCCCTCTACCTGGCGGAGGAGGGCAGGCTCCTTTCCGCCTTCGCCGTCTTTGACCCCCCAAGGCCCGAGGCCAAGGAGGCCGTGGCGGCCCTGAAGGCCTTGGGCCTAAGGCCTCTTCTCCTCACCGGGGACCACCCCGCCCCGGCAAAGCGGGTAGCGGAGGCCGTGGGCATCCCGGAGGTCCTCGCCGGGGTGAGGCCCGAAGGCAAGGTAGAGGCGGTGAAGAGACTCCAGGAATCCGGGCGGAAGGTGGTCTTCGTGGGCGACGGGATCAACGACGCCGCCGCCCTGGCCCAGGCGGACGTGGGCCTCGCCATGGGCAGTGGCACGGACATCGCCCTCGAGGCCGGGGACGCCATCCTCCTCATCCCCGACCTCAGGGGTGTGGTGAACGCCATCCTCCTGGCCCGAAGGACCCTCCGCACCATCTACCTGAACTTCTTCTGGGCCTACGCCTACAACGTCCTCCTCATCCCCGTGGCCGCCGGGGCCCTCTACCCCTTCACGGGCCTCCTCCTGAACCCCATGCTGGCGGCGGCGGCCATGAGCCTTTCTAGCCTCTTCGTCCTCACCAACTCCCTGAGGCTACGGGGCTTCCGGCCTCCAAGCTTTACTGCGGCTTAACAGGAAAGAGGGAACCTGGTATCAGGAGGTGAGCGGCATGTGGTGGTGCGACCACGGCTGGTACATGGGCTGGTGGGGGCCCCTCCTGAGCCTCCTTTGGTTCGCCCTTCTAGGCCTCTTCGTCTACTGGCTCGTCAGGGCCCTAGCCCCTGAGCGGCGGGACCGGGCCTTGGAGGTGCTAAGGGAGCGCTACGCCAGGGGGGAGATCGACAAGGAAACCTTTGAGCGGATGAAGCGGGATCTGGCATGAAGGTTCTCCTGGTGGACGATGACCCGGCCCTCCTGGAGGTCCTCGGGGCCTACCTGCGGGGGGCCGGGTTGGCCGTCCTCACGGCGGAGGACGGGGAGAAGGCCTTGGAGCTCTACCCCCAGGCGGACCTGGTGGTCCTGGACCTGATGCTCCCCAAGGTGGAGGGCCTCGAGGTGGCCCGGATCCTGCGCCGGGAGCGCCCGGAGCTCCCCCTCCTCATCCTCACTGCCAAGGGGGAGGAGGAGGACCGCGTCCGCGGGCTGGAGCTCGGGGCCGACGACTACGTGGTGAAGCCCTTCAGCCCCCGGGAGGTGGTGGCCCGGGTCAAGGCCCTTCTCCGGCGGGCGGGGCTCAAGGAGGAGCTCGCCTACGGCCCCTTGCGCCTTCTCCCCGCCCGGCGGGAGGCCTACCTGGAGGGCCAGCCCCTTCCCCTCTCTCGGCTGGAGTTTGACCTTCTCCTTACCCTCGCCCAGCACCCGGGGATGGTCTTCAGCCGGGAAAGGCTCTTGGAGAAGGTCTGGGGGCCGGACTTTCCGGGGGTGGACCGGGTGGTGGACGTCCACATCGCTGCCCTCCGCAAGAAGCTTGGGGACGACCCGGAAAACCCCCGCTTCATTGAAACGGTGCGGGGCGTGGGCTACCGCTTCAAGGAGCCGGATGCGCCTCTTCCTTAAGCTCTTCCTAAGCCATCTCCTGGTGGCCCTTCTCGCCCTCCTCCTCCTCTTCCTTTTGACGGAGGCCCTCGCCCCCGCCTTCTACCGGGGACACGTGGAGCGCATGTACCACGCCATCGCCACCCTGGGGAACGGCAGGATAGGGGAGGTCCTAAGGCGGGATCTGGAGGAGGGCCTCCGCTCCACCCTCACCGCCGCCCTCCTCTCCGCTTTGCCCCTCGCCGCCCTGGGGGCCCTCCTCACCGCCTCCTTCGCCAGCCTGCGCCTCGCCCAAACCGCCAGGCTCCTCGCCGAGGGGAGCCGCCGCATAGCCCAGGGGGAGTACGGGGTGCGCCTTCCCCTCTTGGAAAAGGACGAGCTCGGGGAGCTTGCCCTCCACTTCAACCGCCTGGCCGAGGCCCTGGAGAAGGTGGAGAAAACCCGGGCCGAGCTCATCGGCACCGTGGCCCACGAGCTCAGGACCCCCTTGGCTGCCCTCCAGGGGTACGCCGAGGGGCTTACGGACGGGGTCCTCTCCAAGGAAAGGGCGGCGGAGGGCATCCTTCGGGAGGTTAAGGCCATGCGCCGCCTAGTGGAGGACCTTTCCTTGGTCTCCCGGGTGGAGGCGGGGGCCGTGGAGATCCGCCCGAAGCCCCTGGACCCGAAAGCCCTCCTGAAAGAGGCGGAGGCCCGCTTCCAGAGCGCTTTCCAGGCCAAGGGCGTGCGGCTTGGGGTGGAGGTGGAGGGGCCCCTTCCCCCCGTCCTCGCCGACGAGGAGAGGGCCCTCCAGGTCCTGGCCAATCTCCTCACCAACGCCCTCCGCCACACTCCGGAAGGGGGGGAGGTGCGCCTTAGGGCCTTCCCCCAGGGGGAGGCGGTGGCCTTCCAGGTGGCGGACACCGGCCCCGGCATCCCCGAGGAGCACCTGCCCCACATCTTTGAGCGTTTCTACCGGGTGGACCGGGCAAGGAGCCGGAGGGAGGGGGGAAGCGGGGTGGGGCTCACCATCGCCAAGGGCCTGGTGGAGGCCATGGGGGGAAGGATCGTTGTGGAAAGCCGGCTGAACCAGGGGACGACCTTCACCTTTACCCTGCCCCTTGACCAGGGCTTAACACCCCAGGGCTAGGATGGGCGGCATGTGGAAGGCGCTCGTCCTCCTCCTTCTGGGCCTCCAGGCCCTGGCCCAGACCCCGGTGGGACAGGTGGCCACCCGGGATGCCCACGCCCTCCTGTGGCTTCCCGATGGCCGCCTCCTCTTCGGCCACCACGACGGTATCCAAGTCTCCAAGGACGCAGGCCGGACTTGGGAGGACCTGGTTCGGAAAGCGGGGTTTGACGCCATGGCCCTCGCCCTGGACGGGCCCCGGATCCTCGCCGCCGGGCACTGGGTGCTTTCGGAAAGCCAAGACGGGGGCAGGACCTGGCGGAACCTTCGCCCCAAGGGGCTTTCCGCCATGGACCTCCACGGCTACGCCGCCTCGGCAGGGCGCCACCTGGCCCTCGAGGCCACCCACGGCTACTTCCTGAGCCAAGACGGAGGGAAGACCTTCTCCGCCATCTCCCCTAAGGGCCTGCCCAAAGCGGGCCTGGCGGCCATGGCCTTCCAAGGCGAAACCCTCTACGTGGCGCCCCTGGGCCAGGGGCTTTACCAAAGCCAAGACGGAGGCCAGACCTTCACCCCGGTGCCGGCCCCGGAAAAGGAGGTCTACGCCCTGGCGGTGGGGGCAGACACCCTCTACCTGGGAGGGAAAACCGGGCTGTGGCGAAGGACCCCGGTGGGCTGGAAGAGGCTCTGGCTGGGAACGGTCCTGGCCCTCGCCGCCCACCCTGTGGAGGCGGGAAGGCTCGTCTTCATAGACGGCCAAGGGCGGGTCTGGAGGCTCCCGTGAGGGGGCATCCTCGTCCAGCACGCAGAGGACCGGGTAGACCCCTCGCTGGAGCACCGCCTCGTCCGGATTCCGGAGAGGGGGAAGGGTGCGAGGCTGAAGGTGGACCACGAAGCCGATGCCCTCTACTTGGCCCTCGCCGAAGGCCGGGCCAGCCGCTCGGAGGAGGTGGCGCCCGGGATCCTCGTGGACTACGACGAGCAGGACCGGATCGTGGGGGTTGAGGTGCTTTACCCCTGCCAGCGGGCCCCTGAAGCGGCGCTACAAAGGCTTTTGTTTGAAACCGTGCCCTCGGACCGCTGAAGGGGAGCCAGGAGCCCCTACTCCTTGAAAGCGAGCCCCGCCACGTGGGGGGCCACCACGGGAAGGGGCAGGGAAAAGGCCTCCGCCTCCACCCGGGGAAAGCGGGCTTGGATTTGGGCGAGGGTTTCCCGGTTGGGGTGGCATCCGTCCCCGAGGAGGGAGAAAAGCGGCGTAGCCACCTCCTGGAGGAAGCGCAGAGGGGTTCTTCTCGGGGCGGCCACGTGCTCTAGGAAGAGGTAGGCCCCGCCCGGCCTCAAGATCCGGTGGACCTCTTCCAGGACCTTTTCGGGGTCGGCCACCGAGCAGAGGACCAGGGTACCCACCACGAGGTCCACGCTTTCCTCCGGCAAGGGGATGGCCTCCCCCCGGCCGAAGAGGAGGACCAGGTTCAGCCCTAAGACCTCCGCCCGGGCCTTGAGCATGGGGTGGAAGAAGGGGTTGGGCTCGAGGGCTAGGCAGGCCACCCCGGGGGGAAGGTAGGCCAGGTTGGTGCCGGGCCCGGGACCG
Coding sequences within:
- a CDS encoding heavy metal translocating P-type ATPase, whose amino-acid sequence is MALEVKLGVKGMTCAACVARVERALQRAEGVEEARVNLTTEEAFLRLKEGVDLKEVLKRVEEAGYEPVLARAEIPVKGMTCAACVARVERAIQRLPGVVSAVVNLTAEKAFVEYLPDTVSLARIRQAIREAGYEPLEGGEEAGKEAPTYRKDLLLALPFALLTLLLAMGPMLSLPRLPEALQAFTALPALYAGRRFFRQALAEVRHRAFGMSTLVALGAGSAYLYSFLVLLFPEALPEQARHLYFEAGAVILALILLGKHLEEGAKGKASEAIRKLLSLRPKTARVVQEGEEKEIPAEALIPGDLVRVLPGERIPADGVVVEGQSHVDESMLTGEPLPKAKGPGDEVVGGTVNGEGALLVRVSRVGEATVLAQMARMVEEAQAYKPRVQELADRIASVFVPVVLGIALLTFLLWLLWGPGLSHAFVAALSVLLIACPCAMGLATPAAIAVATGRAAQLGLLFRKGTALEALARADTVVLDKTGTLTLGRPTLVQVLPFGLSREEALSLAAALERGSEHPIAKAVLEAAKDLPSLPAEEVRALPGEGVEGWVGGRRLYLGGPALMDRLGIPLPEEARALPETGYTPLYLAEEGRLLSAFAVFDPPRPEAKEAVAALKALGLRPLLLTGDHPAPAKRVAEAVGIPEVLAGVRPEGKVEAVKRLQESGRKVVFVGDGINDAAALAQADVGLAMGSGTDIALEAGDAILLIPDLRGVVNAILLARRTLRTIYLNFFWAYAYNVLLIPVAAGALYPFTGLLLNPMLAAAAMSLSSLFVLTNSLRLRGFRPPSFTAA
- a CDS encoding SHOCT domain-containing protein yields the protein MWWCDHGWYMGWWGPLLSLLWFALLGLFVYWLVRALAPERRDRALEVLRERYARGEIDKETFERMKRDLA
- a CDS encoding response regulator transcription factor, which encodes MKVLLVDDDPALLEVLGAYLRGAGLAVLTAEDGEKALELYPQADLVVLDLMLPKVEGLEVARILRRERPELPLLILTAKGEEEDRVRGLELGADDYVVKPFSPREVVARVKALLRRAGLKEELAYGPLRLLPARREAYLEGQPLPLSRLEFDLLLTLAQHPGMVFSRERLLEKVWGPDFPGVDRVVDVHIAALRKKLGDDPENPRFIETVRGVGYRFKEPDAPLP
- a CDS encoding sensor histidine kinase, whose translation is MRLFLKLFLSHLLVALLALLLLFLLTEALAPAFYRGHVERMYHAIATLGNGRIGEVLRRDLEEGLRSTLTAALLSALPLAALGALLTASFASLRLAQTARLLAEGSRRIAQGEYGVRLPLLEKDELGELALHFNRLAEALEKVEKTRAELIGTVAHELRTPLAALQGYAEGLTDGVLSKERAAEGILREVKAMRRLVEDLSLVSRVEAGAVEIRPKPLDPKALLKEAEARFQSAFQAKGVRLGVEVEGPLPPVLADEERALQVLANLLTNALRHTPEGGEVRLRAFPQGEAVAFQVADTGPGIPEEHLPHIFERFYRVDRARSRREGGSGVGLTIAKGLVEAMGGRIVVESRLNQGTTFTFTLPLDQGLTPQG
- a CDS encoding WD40/YVTN/BNR-like repeat-containing protein, whose protein sequence is MWKALVLLLLGLQALAQTPVGQVATRDAHALLWLPDGRLLFGHHDGIQVSKDAGRTWEDLVRKAGFDAMALALDGPRILAAGHWVLSESQDGGRTWRNLRPKGLSAMDLHGYAASAGRHLALEATHGYFLSQDGGKTFSAISPKGLPKAGLAAMAFQGETLYVAPLGQGLYQSQDGGQTFTPVPAPEKEVYALAVGADTLYLGGKTGLWRRTPVGWKRLWLGTVLALAAHPVEAGRLVFIDGQGRVWRLP
- a CDS encoding DUF2283 domain-containing protein; translated protein: MDHEADALYLALAEGRASRSEEVAPGILVDYDEQDRIVGVEVLYPCQRAPEAALQRLLFETVPSDR
- a CDS encoding class I SAM-dependent methyltransferase, whose protein sequence is MVRKRLFARLYPRLSARHEAWVAAKKRALFQEALRRVRPQRVLEIGPGPGTNLAYLPPGVACLALEPNPFFHPMLKARAEVLGLNLVLLFGRGEAIPLPEESVDLVVGTLVLCSVADPEKVLEEVHRILRPGGAYLFLEHVAAPRRTPLRFLQEVATPLFSLLGDGCHPNRETLAQIQARFPRVEAEAFSLPLPVVAPHVAGLAFKE